The sequence below is a genomic window from Salinispira pacifica.
ACACCGTGCAGCACGGTGCTGCACTGCGATGTGCATACTGTATGTTGGGATACGCTGCTGCTACAGCGAAACATACTTTTCATACAACTGGTTGATCTGTTTCTCCACCTTTTCCAGTTTCTCTCCCAGGGACCGCGCCCTTGAATGGTCTCCCCGCTCCAGGGCCTGTTCCATGAGCCGTTCAATTCCTTTTTTCCGGGTCTCTTCCTCCTCCAGCCGCATCTCCAGACGCAAACCTTCCCTGGTATTCCGGTCATCCGAAACCTTGTCCGAAGCGCTGCCGTTCCGCTCCCGGTGACGCTGCTTCAGGTTTCCCGAGGACTTGAAACGGCCATTACCTCCATGGGTATTTCCCCTGTGATGGAAGTACTCTGTAAAGCTTCCTTCGAACAGTTCAATACCTCCGGATGATATTTCTGCAATGCCGTACACCAGTTTATCCAGAAAATAGCGGTCGTGACTCACCACCAGAAGCGTACCCCGGAAATCGCTGAGCGCATCTTCAAGGGCTTCCCTGGCGGGAATATCCAGGTGATTGGTGGGCTCATCCATGATAATAATATCCGGCTTTTCATACATGATTCGGGCAATCTGAAGCCGGTTCTTTTCCCCGCCGGACAACGAGCTGAGATTCTTTTCAAAATCGGAAAATGAAAAACCCATGGGCAGAATCAGATTAACAGCCTGGTTTTTGCTCACCGCCCCCCAACTCTGCACCTCATCCCCCAGGGTACGGGCCCCTGAACTGAACCGCGGCTCCTGCATGACATACCCCGGCTTCAGGCTGTTTACCATCCGCAGGTGGGGGTGATCCCAGTGGCCGAATTCCACCAGATCATTCAGGAGCGTGGTTTTACCGCTGCCGTTTTCACCGATCAGGGCAATTCGGCTTCCCCGGGGGATTTCAAGATTCACACGGTTGAACAGCTGCACCGAGGGAAAGGCCCGGCTGTAATCCACGATTCGGATGGCCGCATCCCCCTTCTCTTCCCCTGAGGCGAACTGCATGCTGATCTCCCTGCTGGCAAGAGATTCCGAGGTTC
It includes:
- a CDS encoding ABC-F family ATP-binding cassette domain-containing protein, with the translated sequence MKFLELHNISKNYAGGQVLKSVSFAINGNERYGLIGPNGSGKTTILRIITGMEYADDGVLSVADQTRMAVVPQTPVFDPALSVLQVMMAKLHPYETALRNAEDALSEHSESPDEGLLNRRLAEYARARESFESVDGDNAPARALELLSQADLADRADIPAGKLSGGEQSILSLISQLMTVPNLLILDEPGNHLDYRALAWLEEFIRSFRGGVLMVSHNRYLLDRCAGTILELRNGEVKQFRGNYSAYRIQRLRKAASDEAAAQADAKKVQQITEMVERFARIAASRPDPSWGKRLRAAKSRLKQEQSRARTSESLASREISMQFASGEEKGDAAIRIVDYSRAFPSVQLFNRVNLEIPRGSRIALIGENGSGKTTLLNDLVEFGHWDHPHLRMVNSLKPGYVMQEPRFSSGARTLGDEVQSWGAVSKNQAVNLILPMGFSFSDFEKNLSSLSGGEKNRLQIARIMYEKPDIIIMDEPTNHLDIPAREALEDALSDFRGTLLVVSHDRYFLDKLVYGIAEISSGGIELFEGSFTEYFHHRGNTHGGNGRFKSSGNLKQRHRERNGSASDKVSDDRNTREGLRLEMRLEEEETRKKGIERLMEQALERGDHSRARSLGEKLEKVEKQINQLYEKYVSL